In the genome of Calditrichota bacterium, the window ACGAGAAGCGCATGCCATTCCTGGACCACCTGGAGGAGTTGCGGTGGCGGCTCATCAAGTGTCTCATCGCGGTGGCCGTGGCCAGCTTTCTGTGCTATGCGGTCGCCGGCAAGTTGATGAGCTTCTTGACCAAGCCCTACCCGAAGCAGCTC includes:
- a CDS encoding twin-arginine translocase subunit TatC, giving the protein MPFLDHLEELRWRLIKCLIAVAVASFLCYAVAGKLMSFLTKPYPKQL